DNA sequence from the Pseudomonas fluorescens Q2-87 genome:
ATCGGTTCGCTCGATTTGCTTCGAGGGTTGCGCAGCAGCCGTCAGAAGCAACGGCCGCTTTCCCTGGCCGTGCACCTGCCGTCGCAATTGCGGCTGGCATCGTGTTCGCCCCTTGCCAGCGATTGTCGGTGCGGCGAGATCGAGGGTTACCTGCAACGCCTGACCTATGAAATGGGCCTGGTCGGTTGTCACCTGGGCGCAGGCCGGTATGTCGAGCAGTTTTGCCTGACCGGTGGCACGCCGGTGATTGCCCATTTGCAGAAGCTGATGGGGAACCTGCGCAAGCGCTTCGATTTCTGCAAATACGACGGCGGCGACTACAGCATCGAGGTGGATCTGCATCATACCGACTGGTCGACCATGGGTTTGATTCGCGACCAGGGCTTTACCCACGTCAGCATCGGCGTTCCGGATATCGGTGCCGACAGCGACCTGCCGGTGGATTGTTATCAAAATCCGGCCCCGATCCATTCCCTGATCGATGCGGCGCGCACGTTCGGTTTCCGCTCGATCAACATTGACCTGGGTTACGGCCACGCCTGGCAGACGCCGAACAGCTTCGCCCTGAAACTGGCAACGCTGATCGAGCTGGAGCCGGACCGGCTGCACATTTTTGACTATGCCCATGCGCCGTACCGTTATCGCTCGAAAAATGCCGGGGCGGCCGGCGCGTTTTGCAGCCCGGCGGACAAAGACGCCATGCGCAGGATCTGCTGCGAACAGCTGATCGGGGCCGGTTATCACTACATCGGCCTGGGCCAGTTCGTCAGGGCTGACGATGACCTGGCAGTGGCCCAGGAACACGGACGCCTGCATCGCAACTGCCAGGGTTTTACCCGCCATGGTTGCTGTGACCATGTGGGGTTCGGGTTGTCGGCGGTCACTCAAATCGAACACCTGTACGTGCAGAACACCGACGACCTGCTTGAGTATTGCCAGCAGCTGGACGCTGGGCAGTTGCCGGTCTGGCGCGG
Encoded proteins:
- a CDS encoding coproporphyrinogen III oxidase, producing the protein MFDLFQTLGERPSGRVPVLGDFDCPVGTRKFHSGIGSLDLLRGLRSSRQKQRPLSLAVHLPSQLRLASCSPLASDCRCGEIEGYLQRLTYEMGLVGCHLGAGRYVEQFCLTGGTPVIAHLQKLMGNLRKRFDFCKYDGGDYSIEVDLHHTDWSTMGLIRDQGFTHVSIGVPDIGADSDLPVDCYQNPAPIHSLIDAARTFGFRSINIDLGYGHAWQTPNSFALKLATLIELEPDRLHIFDYAHAPYRYRSKNAGAAGAFCSPADKDAMRRICCEQLIGAGYHYIGLGQFVRADDDLAVAQEHGRLHRNCQGFTRHGCCDHVGFGLSAVTQIEHLYVQNTDDLLEYCQQLDAGQLPVWRGWRCEAQDQVKACVVEQLACDLELDIAAIEARFGLVFRDYFAPLWPVLEALHDEGLIELSNRFIGVLPAGRLNVDAICNLFDQGPDDASPYPFEKLNRS